The proteins below are encoded in one region of Winogradskyella helgolandensis:
- a CDS encoding LptF/LptG family permease → MKILDRYILITFLRTFFSVFIIFMFIFILQGVWLYISELAGKDLDVTVTAKFILYYMPKLIPLVVPLTILLSSIMVFGNFAENYEFAAMKSTGISLQRAMRSLSVFIVALGIGCFFFANNVIPWGEYNFYNLRRNIAKMKPALAIAEGQFNEIGNINIKVAKKTGERGQFLEDVVIHEKSTTRRGNFKVIVSEKGELKSSPDSNILQLELKNGNYYEEIISNNLQKNEIKPHVRSYFDTYITNVDLEILNDEDLDEKSQSDRYNMLNVSQLNNYIDTLEQNQQNDYKALATTLYNRSTYASLNVNIDTSKTRKNIPKDSILIAQNFLDFYNTAQKLQILNLAINSSNSTRQILDSNKKNLEIKQVHLNKHIIVLQDKFVLAFACVILFFVGAPLGALIRKGGLGLPMVVAIVLFLTYHFFGIFAKNSAEKGSFSPIIGTWFSTAIMLPLSIYLTTRATNDKGVFQFDNIIVPLKRLFNPKQKLQLSESDTKVYNFYSKYSIEELIAIIKNQDEFALDKKPKEIALHNLLDRNISLESLKSEGLEISDTLIKARLLLKDYKDYSKTSLISYCIGVILIVLHLVFNNNKLPELAESALSLGIIAFIFFVIYVVVNAFVYSKFYKTINQEKKRINPLFIALTLPIYPLKYIIVRSRISQDFYLSCLQNIK, encoded by the coding sequence GTGAAAATATTAGATAGGTACATACTTATCACTTTCTTAAGGACGTTTTTTAGCGTCTTTATTATATTCATGTTCATCTTTATTTTACAAGGGGTTTGGCTGTATATTTCCGAACTTGCTGGTAAAGATTTAGATGTAACTGTAACCGCAAAATTTATTTTGTACTATATGCCAAAGCTAATTCCTTTGGTAGTACCGTTGACTATTTTACTATCCTCCATTATGGTTTTTGGCAACTTTGCTGAAAATTATGAGTTTGCAGCCATGAAATCTACAGGTATTTCGTTGCAACGTGCTATGCGAAGTTTAAGTGTTTTTATCGTTGCACTTGGTATTGGGTGTTTCTTTTTTGCCAACAACGTAATTCCTTGGGGAGAATATAATTTTTATAACTTAAGACGTAATATTGCTAAAATGAAACCTGCCTTAGCCATTGCAGAAGGGCAGTTTAATGAAATTGGAAATATTAATATAAAAGTAGCGAAGAAAACAGGCGAACGTGGTCAGTTTCTTGAAGATGTTGTTATACATGAAAAAAGCACAACACGAAGAGGGAATTTTAAAGTTATCGTTTCTGAAAAAGGCGAACTTAAAAGTAGCCCTGATTCTAATATTCTTCAACTTGAATTAAAGAACGGAAATTACTACGAAGAAATCATTAGTAATAATCTACAAAAAAATGAAATCAAGCCACATGTACGGAGTTATTTTGACACTTACATTACCAATGTAGATTTAGAAATATTAAATGATGAAGACTTAGACGAAAAAAGTCAGTCTGACAGATATAATATGCTAAATGTAAGCCAACTAAATAATTATATAGATACTTTAGAACAAAACCAACAAAACGACTATAAAGCCTTAGCCACTACATTATATAATAGAAGTACGTATGCATCACTAAACGTTAATATTGATACATCAAAGACGAGAAAAAATATCCCAAAAGATTCTATTTTAATAGCTCAAAACTTTTTAGATTTCTATAATACAGCACAGAAACTTCAGATTCTAAATTTGGCTATTAACTCTTCAAATAGTACAAGACAAATTTTAGACTCTAACAAAAAGAACCTAGAAATTAAACAAGTACATTTAAACAAACATATTATTGTTTTACAAGATAAGTTTGTTTTAGCATTTGCATGTGTTATTCTGTTTTTTGTAGGAGCACCTCTTGGAGCCTTAATTCGCAAAGGTGGATTGGGATTACCAATGGTTGTAGCAATCGTGCTATTCCTAACCTATCATTTCTTTGGAATTTTCGCAAAAAACAGCGCAGAAAAAGGAAGTTTTAGTCCAATTATTGGTACTTGGTTTTCTACTGCAATTATGTTACCGTTAAGTATTTATTTAACCACACGTGCTACAAACGACAAAGGAGTTTTTCAGTTTGATAATATTATAGTCCCGTTAAAGCGCTTATTCAATCCAAAACAAAAGCTTCAACTTTCAGAGAGCGATACTAAAGTCTATAATTTTTATTCAAAATATTCTATTGAAGAATTGATTGCGATTATCAAAAATCAAGATGAGTTCGCCTTAGATAAAAAACCAAAAGAGATTGCGCTTCATAATTTATTAGATCGCAATATTTCACTTGAAAGTTTAAAATCGGAAGGTTTAGAAATATCTGATACCCTTATTAAAGCACGACTATTATTAAAAGACTACAAAGATTATTCTAAAACAAGTTTGATAAGTTATTGTATCGGTGTTATTCTAATAGTTTTACATCTTGTGTTTAATAACAATAAACTTCCAGAATTAGCAGAATCGGCTTTAAGTCTTGGCATTATCGCTTTTATCTTTTTTGTTATCTACGTTGTTGTGAACGCCTTTGTATATTCAAAATTTTATAAAACGATTAATCAAGAGAAAAAGCGAATCAACCCTTTATTTATTGCACTAACGCTTCCAATTTATCCTTTAAAATATATTATTGTAAGAAGTAGAATTTCTCAAGACTTCTATCTAAGCTGTCTTCAAAATATAAAATAA